One region of Hoeflea sp. 108 genomic DNA includes:
- a CDS encoding helix-turn-helix transcriptional regulator, translating to MDTNTVGGLIREWRTKRRMSQLDLAMEAEISQRHLSFMESGRSLPSRDMVLHIAEQLAIPLRQRNQLLLAAGYAPSFSEKPLDHPSLTPAMDAVRMVLKGHEPYPAIAIDRHWNLIEGNAALGQLLGGVEDASLLEAPVNVLRLSLHPNGVAPYIVNLHEWRAHLIERLKHQNDIAGDPVLKALETELLGYPDGPRQGRPIQGNANAIVHPLRIRVGDVVLSFISTTTVFGTPLDVTLSEIAIESFFPADEETAAHLRAGQ from the coding sequence ATGGACACAAACACGGTCGGCGGCCTGATCCGCGAATGGCGCACAAAACGGCGCATGAGCCAGCTCGATCTGGCCATGGAGGCCGAAATCTCGCAGCGGCACCTGAGCTTCATGGAGAGCGGGCGCTCCCTGCCCTCACGTGACATGGTGCTGCACATCGCCGAGCAGCTTGCGATCCCGCTGCGCCAGCGCAACCAGCTGTTGCTCGCCGCCGGATATGCGCCGAGCTTCAGCGAAAAGCCGCTGGATCACCCCTCGCTCACCCCCGCGATGGACGCAGTGCGCATGGTGCTGAAGGGCCATGAGCCCTATCCGGCCATTGCCATCGACCGACACTGGAACCTGATCGAGGGCAATGCCGCGCTCGGCCAGCTTTTGGGTGGGGTGGAAGATGCGTCGCTGCTGGAGGCCCCTGTCAATGTGCTGCGCCTCAGCCTGCATCCGAACGGCGTGGCGCCGTATATCGTCAACCTGCATGAATGGCGAGCGCACCTGATCGAGCGGCTGAAGCATCAGAATGACATAGCCGGCGACCCGGTGCTGAAGGCACTGGAGACGGAACTGCTCGGCTATCCCGACGGCCCCCGCCAGGGCCGGCCGATCCAGGGCAACGCCAATGCGATCGTGCACCCGCTCAGGATACGTGTCGGCGACGTCGTATTGTCCTTTATCAGCACGACGACCGTGTTCGGCACGCCGCTCGACGTGACGCTGTCGGAAATCGCCATTGAATCCTTCTTCCCCGCCGATGAGGAAACGGCCGCCCACCTCAGGGCCGGACAATAG
- a CDS encoding uracil-DNA glycosylase: MASISGNERPDLRDLLAFYAAAGVDEALADDPIDRFAESAAARQAAPATRAAQPGLSRPGVSAGSDRTAAAPPPRPVAAAVPDEAQAAAAREAASKAASLDELRQILESFDGCNLKATAKSMVFADGNPEADLMLVGEAPGRDEDLEGLPFVGRSGQLLDRILTAIGLDRKSAYIANVIPWRPPGNRTPTPHETEICRPFIERQIALANPKVLVSLGGPSAKLLTGAPDGILRLRGNWKTHRTADGTVIPVMPTLHPAYLLRNPAHKKLAWRDFLEIKAKLRELGGL, translated from the coding sequence ATGGCCTCCATTTCGGGAAATGAACGTCCGGATCTGCGCGATCTGCTCGCCTTCTATGCGGCGGCGGGCGTGGACGAGGCGTTGGCCGACGATCCCATCGACAGGTTCGCCGAAAGCGCGGCGGCGCGACAGGCAGCGCCGGCGACGCGTGCTGCCCAGCCGGGCCTTTCCCGGCCAGGCGTATCCGCTGGGAGCGACAGAACAGCTGCTGCGCCGCCGCCACGGCCCGTTGCGGCTGCGGTGCCTGATGAAGCGCAGGCTGCCGCGGCACGCGAGGCCGCCTCGAAAGCCGCCTCTCTCGACGAGTTGCGCCAGATTCTCGAAAGCTTCGACGGCTGCAACCTCAAGGCTACGGCCAAGAGCATGGTGTTTGCCGACGGCAACCCCGAGGCCGACCTGATGCTGGTCGGCGAAGCGCCGGGACGGGACGAGGATCTGGAGGGGCTTCCCTTCGTCGGCCGCTCGGGCCAGCTGCTCGACCGCATCCTCACGGCCATCGGCCTCGACCGGAAGTCGGCCTATATCGCCAACGTCATTCCCTGGCGTCCGCCCGGCAACCGCACGCCGACACCACACGAAACGGAAATCTGCCGGCCGTTCATCGAACGCCAGATCGCGCTCGCCAATCCGAAGGTGCTGGTGTCGCTCGGCGGCCCGTCGGCCAAGCTGTTGACCGGCGCGCCCGATGGCATCCTGCGGCTGCGCGGTAACTGGAAGACGCACAGGACGGCCGACGGAACGGTCATTCCGGTCATGCCGACGCTGCATCCGGCGTATCTGTTGAGAAATCCCGCCCACAAGAAACTTGCGTGGCGGGATTTCCTGGAGATCAAGGCCAAGCTGAGGGAACTCGGCGGCCTGTAG
- a CDS encoding DMT family transporter, with protein sequence MKHQVVQAASSPLTGIALKVISVAIFVGMSTAIKLAGQVPAGQIVFYRSFFAIFPILAFLAFRGELRTAVATKRPFGHIMRGLAGVTAMGFGFFALTQLPLPEAITLNYAQPLLVVVFSALILGENVRAYRWTAVAIGLVGVLIVSWPNLTLFTSPEGVSDKAAMGALAAIIGAALSAIAMLLVRNLVHSERTATIVLWFSLTASVMALFSIPFGWQALSWEQTALLVTGGFCGGIAQLFMTEAYRHAEASTVAPFEYSSLLLGIVVGYLVFGDLPTIHTLVGGVIVVGAGIFIIWRERRLGIERRAAKKATTPQ encoded by the coding sequence GTGAAGCATCAGGTGGTTCAGGCGGCGTCATCGCCACTTACGGGCATCGCGCTCAAGGTCATTTCGGTGGCGATCTTCGTCGGCATGTCGACGGCCATCAAGCTGGCCGGCCAGGTGCCTGCCGGCCAGATCGTCTTCTACCGGTCATTCTTCGCCATTTTTCCGATCCTGGCCTTTCTCGCCTTTCGCGGCGAGCTGCGCACTGCGGTCGCCACCAAGCGGCCCTTCGGACACATCATGCGCGGCTTGGCCGGCGTCACCGCCATGGGCTTCGGCTTCTTCGCGCTGACGCAGCTGCCATTGCCGGAGGCGATCACGCTGAATTACGCCCAGCCGCTTCTGGTCGTCGTCTTCAGCGCCCTCATTCTCGGCGAAAACGTCCGTGCCTATCGCTGGACGGCGGTCGCTATCGGCCTTGTCGGCGTGTTGATCGTCTCGTGGCCCAATCTGACGCTGTTCACTTCGCCCGAAGGCGTCAGCGACAAGGCGGCGATGGGCGCGCTGGCTGCAATCATCGGTGCGGCGCTGTCGGCCATCGCAATGCTCCTGGTCCGCAACCTCGTCCATTCCGAACGCACCGCGACGATCGTGCTGTGGTTCTCGCTGACCGCCAGCGTCATGGCCCTGTTCAGCATTCCGTTCGGCTGGCAGGCGCTCAGCTGGGAACAGACGGCGCTGCTGGTCACCGGTGGCTTCTGCGGCGGCATCGCCCAGCTGTTCATGACCGAGGCCTATCGCCACGCCGAAGCGTCCACGGTCGCCCCGTTCGAATACAGTTCCTTGCTGCTGGGCATCGTTGTCGGCTATCTCGTTTTCGGCGACCTGCCGACCATCCATACACTGGTCGGCGGCGTCATCGTCGTCGGCGCCGGCATCTTCATCATCTGGCGCGAACGGCGTCTTGGAATCGAACGCCGCGCCGCCAAGAAGGCCACAACGCCGCAATAG
- a CDS encoding Stealth CR1 domain-containing protein, whose protein sequence is MDEAFPIDVVMPWVDGSDPGHRAELERRWPWQPWLQPARYRFRDNGELRYALRSIQLNMPWVRTIHLVTNGQAPRWLDLEHPKVNLVTHDLFFERPERLPVFSSSAIEANLHRIGQAGVARHFLLFNDDFFVGQPVDRGEYVGADGGKRLHALQCGLPAFRFGVDRYQHTLAFNNLLLSVAFRRRKWAYPAHVPLLMDIEDLDWLHRRFRVWLRRTAGHRFRQRTDALARILYINAVPERDRNRSSGARLVRLDREHVIPLRDDVQFGMALARLVERPPQFFCLNDEIEDHARAAIRAIEMRTALETIFPDPAPFELDRLRQPLTIVRP, encoded by the coding sequence ATGGACGAAGCGTTTCCGATCGATGTGGTCATGCCGTGGGTCGATGGCAGCGATCCCGGCCACCGTGCCGAACTCGAGCGACGCTGGCCGTGGCAGCCATGGCTACAGCCGGCGCGCTATCGTTTTCGCGACAATGGCGAGCTGCGCTACGCGCTGCGTTCCATCCAGCTGAACATGCCGTGGGTGCGTACCATCCATCTGGTCACCAACGGCCAGGCGCCGCGCTGGCTCGATCTGGAGCATCCCAAGGTCAATCTCGTCACCCACGACCTCTTTTTCGAAAGGCCCGAGCGGCTGCCGGTGTTCAGCTCGAGCGCCATCGAGGCCAACCTGCACCGCATCGGCCAGGCCGGCGTCGCCAGGCATTTCCTGCTCTTCAACGACGACTTTTTCGTTGGCCAGCCGGTGGATCGCGGGGAATATGTCGGGGCCGACGGCGGCAAGCGGCTGCATGCCCTGCAGTGCGGCTTGCCCGCTTTCAGGTTCGGCGTCGACCGCTACCAGCACACGCTGGCCTTCAATAATTTGCTGCTTTCGGTCGCCTTCCGCCGTCGGAAATGGGCTTATCCGGCCCACGTGCCGCTCTTGATGGACATCGAGGATCTGGACTGGCTGCATCGCCGCTTCCGCGTCTGGCTGCGCCGCACCGCAGGCCATCGCTTCCGCCAGCGCACCGACGCGCTCGCACGCATACTCTACATAAATGCCGTTCCCGAACGTGATCGCAACCGCAGCTCGGGCGCCCGCCTTGTCCGGCTGGACCGGGAACATGTCATCCCGCTGCGCGACGATGTCCAGTTCGGCATGGCGCTGGCGCGTCTGGTCGAGCGACCGCCTCAGTTCTTCTGCCTCAACGACGAGATCGAGGATCACGCCCGTGCCGCCATCCGCGCCATCGAGATGCGGACGGCGTTGGAAACCATCTTTCCCGATCCGGCTCCATTCGAGCTGGACCGCCTACGGCAGCCGCTGACTATTGTCCGGCCCTGA
- a CDS encoding xanthine dehydrogenase family protein molybdopterin-binding subunit: MTIVTPKFGMGASVLRVEDGAFITGRGRYTDDIAPASQLHGYVLRSPVAKATFTLGSLEAARAAPGVHLVLTGADIAHLGDLKSMVMQKQPDGTRAPTRDIPILCRDRVHYVGDAVAFVVADTRALAQDAAELIEVDYDGEDAAAVTATALDDDTPLVWPELGSNKAFTYHIGDKSRTDAAFAKADRVTRIEFVNNRLICNYMEPRSAIGEWRKDEDRFVLTTGSQGVHSMRNILTGQVFGIDADKLRVVTPDVGGGFGTKVFVYREHALVMEAAKRLGRPVKWASDRTEHFLTDAQGRDNVVTAEMAMDSNGRFLGLRVHLLSNAGAYISQFGPVIAFIGASMSTGVYDIQALDVTILGVYTNTCPVDAYRGAGRPEAALLVEKLVDACARELGLSVDEIRRRNFIRPEQFPYRTQTGRLYDVGEFEAHMDQSMDRAGWANFPDRLAEAWQRGKIRGIGMATYIEACAFAGSEPARVELNADGSVSVFIGTQSNGQGHATAYAQFVSEKLNLDVARISVHQGDTDQLAKGGGTGGSRSIPLGGVSASRAGAALAEKLKKIAADELEAAAADIDLDNGEARIVGTDRVISFADLHAAAKNPDDLKAMGEFVQDEATYPNGTHICEVEIDPETGSTEVVAYTIVDDFGTTVNPILLAGQVHGGVVQGIGQALSEEAVYGEDGQLITASFMDYAMPRADTVPSFHFETRNVPSTTNAMGMKGAGEAGTIGSTPAALNAVTDALYRAYGIGHIEMPATPARIWASIAAARQQ, encoded by the coding sequence ATGACAATCGTCACGCCGAAATTCGGAATGGGCGCGTCCGTATTGCGGGTCGAGGATGGTGCCTTCATCACCGGCCGCGGCCGCTATACCGACGACATCGCGCCGGCCTCTCAACTGCATGGTTATGTGCTGCGCTCGCCCGTCGCCAAGGCGACCTTCACCTTGGGTTCGCTCGAGGCGGCGCGCGCCGCGCCGGGTGTCCATCTGGTGCTGACCGGGGCCGATATCGCCCATCTCGGCGACCTCAAGTCGATGGTCATGCAGAAGCAGCCCGATGGCACGCGGGCGCCAACCCGTGACATCCCGATTCTCTGCCGCGACCGCGTCCACTATGTCGGCGATGCCGTGGCCTTCGTTGTCGCCGACACCAGGGCACTGGCGCAGGATGCCGCCGAACTCATCGAAGTCGACTATGATGGCGAGGACGCGGCAGCCGTCACGGCGACCGCACTTGACGATGACACGCCGCTCGTCTGGCCCGAGCTGGGCTCCAACAAGGCCTTCACCTATCATATCGGCGACAAGTCCAGGACCGATGCCGCCTTTGCCAAGGCAGACCGCGTCACCCGTATCGAATTCGTCAACAACCGTCTGATCTGCAACTACATGGAGCCGCGCTCGGCCATCGGCGAATGGCGCAAGGACGAAGACCGCTTCGTGCTGACCACGGGGTCGCAGGGCGTGCATTCGATGCGCAACATCCTGACCGGCCAGGTGTTCGGCATCGATGCCGACAAGCTTCGCGTCGTGACCCCCGACGTCGGCGGCGGTTTCGGTACCAAGGTCTTCGTCTATCGCGAGCACGCGCTGGTGATGGAGGCCGCCAAGCGCCTTGGCCGCCCGGTGAAGTGGGCAAGCGACCGCACCGAGCATTTCCTCACCGACGCACAAGGCCGCGACAATGTCGTGACCGCCGAGATGGCGATGGACAGCAATGGCCGCTTCCTCGGCCTGCGCGTCCATCTCCTGTCCAATGCCGGTGCCTACATTTCCCAGTTCGGACCCGTGATCGCCTTTATCGGCGCCAGCATGTCGACTGGCGTCTACGATATCCAGGCGCTCGATGTGACGATCCTGGGCGTCTACACCAACACCTGCCCTGTTGATGCCTATCGCGGCGCGGGGCGCCCGGAAGCCGCACTTCTGGTCGAGAAGCTGGTCGACGCCTGCGCCCGCGAGCTCGGCCTTTCGGTCGATGAGATCCGCCGCCGCAACTTCATCCGCCCCGAGCAGTTCCCGTACCGCACGCAGACCGGCCGGCTCTACGATGTCGGCGAGTTCGAGGCCCATATGGACCAGTCGATGGACCGCGCCGGCTGGGCGAACTTCCCGGACCGGCTGGCCGAAGCCTGGCAACGCGGAAAGATCCGCGGCATCGGCATGGCCACCTACATCGAGGCCTGCGCCTTCGCCGGGTCCGAGCCGGCACGTGTCGAACTCAACGCCGATGGTTCGGTGTCCGTGTTCATCGGGACCCAGTCCAACGGCCAGGGTCATGCCACGGCCTACGCTCAGTTCGTCTCGGAGAAGCTCAATCTCGACGTCGCCAGAATCAGCGTGCATCAGGGCGATACGGACCAGCTCGCCAAAGGCGGCGGCACCGGCGGTTCGCGTTCGATCCCGCTCGGCGGCGTCTCGGCCTCACGCGCAGGTGCAGCCCTTGCCGAGAAGCTGAAGAAGATCGCCGCCGACGAGCTGGAGGCAGCAGCCGCCGACATCGACCTCGACAATGGCGAAGCGCGCATCGTCGGCACTGACCGCGTCATCTCCTTCGCCGACCTCCATGCCGCGGCGAAAAACCCCGATGATCTCAAGGCGATGGGAGAGTTTGTTCAGGACGAGGCAACTTATCCCAACGGCACCCATATCTGCGAGGTGGAGATCGACCCGGAGACCGGGTCCACCGAGGTCGTCGCCTACACTATCGTCGACGATTTCGGCACCACCGTGAACCCCATCCTGCTCGCCGGCCAGGTCCATGGCGGCGTCGTCCAGGGCATCGGTCAGGCGTTGTCGGAAGAGGCGGTCTATGGCGAGGACGGCCAGCTCATCACCGCAAGCTTCATGGATTACGCCATGCCGCGCGCCGACACCGTGCCGTCCTTTCATTTCGAGACGCGCAATGTGCCCTCGACCACCAACGCCATGGGCATGAAGGGGGCAGGCGAGGCGGGCACCATCGGCTCCACGCCCGCCGCGCTCAATGCGGTGACCGATGCGCTCTACCGCGCCTACGGCATCGGCCATATCGAGATGCCGGCAACGCCGGCGCGCATCTGGGCTTCCATCGCGGCGGCCCGGCAGCAGTGA